The genomic segment CCCTCGGCAAGCCCGATAACCCGCCACTCTTGCTGATGCACGGGTGGTTGGAAGTTGGGCGTGATCACCTTGCCCTTGCTAACGAACTGGCGGCGGGCGGCTACCGTGTGATTGTCCCTGATCTCCCGGGGTATGGACGCAGCACGCCGCCGGAGCGCACCTACCCGACAGACTTTTACCAGCGCGATGCCCGTCTGATGGGTCAGTTTCTAGATGCCCTCGCTATCGAGAAAGCGCATGTGATGGGCTTTAGCGATGGCGGTGAGATTGCTCTGCTGATCGGGATCACCCGCCCAGAACGCTGCCGATCTGTCGTTGCGTGGGGGGCAACCGGCTATTATGCCCCTGATTTGGGAGCATGGGTGCGCGATGCTATGCCTCGTCTAATCCCCCAAGCTAGCCACCGCGCCCGCCACCCAGGACAGACCATTGATGGCTGGCAAGCGGCGTGGATTGAGGCGTTCACGGCAATTGTCGCAGCAGGAGGCGATCTCAGCCTGAGCCATGCCGAGGATATAACCTGTCCCCTCTTGATCATGGTGGGGGAACACGATAGGTTAAACCCCGCTGCCGATGTCCAGCGCTTTGCCGAACGTGCTGGGGAACGGGCGCAGTTTGTCTTTTTCCCTACTGTGGGTCATGCCATTCACATCGAATCCCCCCAAGAATTCCTGAAAACCGTCCTCACCTTTTTGAAGCCTCTCTAGAACAAAATCAATCCATTCCATTCCAAAAGTATCCCTTCCTAGAAAGATCAAGGCGTCACACGCTATAATCACTTTATCGTGCCTTATCGCTGATAAGTGGTAACAGGTTATCATCATGCCGCGAGTTCTCTACATCGAAGACCGCCCCGATAACCGCAGCCTTGTGAAGCGCGTCCTGATGGCTGAGGATATTGATATGCTAGAGGCGACCAACGCACCCGACGGAATCGCCCTTGCCCTCCGCGAAATGCCCGATTTGATTCTTATGGACATTAACATGCCTGGGATGGATGGCTACACAGCCACCGCCGAGATTCGCAGCTATGAGGAACTGACCGAAATTCCCATCGTCGCCCTCACTGCGAATGTCATGAAGGGGGATCGGGAGAAATCGTTGGATGCTGGCTGCGATGGGTATATTCCTAAACCCATTGATGTGGATCGTTTTCCCGGCGAGATTTTAAATTATATTCGTAAAGGGCGTTTAAAATCATGAGCGACACCCGCGATCTGCTAGACGATTTAACCACGTTGGCGCTCCAACTGAACCGCCAAGCCTTTGCTCAGCCCCCTGTGGAAGGCTGGTTGAATTCCTTTTTGGCAATGCTGTGCGAACGCTTGCGCACGTTGGCGGTACGCGGTGTGCAGGTTGTGCAAGTTATTGGCAACGCCATGCTCTCCGTTGCCGTTGCGGGGAATGTCCCCGCCGAAGCTGGCGAGCAAAGCATGATCGATGAATCTTCCCCGATCATGCCCGTTCTCAGAAACCGTCAGATTGGGACGATGCCTAATGCCCGCATTTACCCCATCCTTGTTGGCAATGATCCACTCGGCGCCATTGTCGTGTACCTCAACCCCGATGCCGATCCCGTGACGCTGGATCGTGCCTTTACCCTCATTGGTGTTCAGCTTGGACCCGCCCTTCTCGGTCACCTCAAAATGCCCGGACCGCGTACTGGACGACTCATGCGCCAAATTGAGATGATGCGTTCGCTGTATGAAATCACCCGTAATTTCAGCAGCGCCCTCGATAGCCCTGAAATTTTGAATCGGGCAGCTAAAAGCCTTGTCGAAACGCTCAAGATTGATCACGTTGGCATTGTCGCCTATAACTATGGGGAGACGATGGGGCAGGTGATTGCCGAATTTCCCGACAATGCCATTGTGGGTACGCGCATTCAGGGCAGCCACCCCATTCACGAACGCTTGGTTGCCACCCGCGCTCCCGTGATCATTCCCAATGTGGATACCGCCACCGATTTGGGCGCAGAGCAGATGCTCTTGCAACAGTTGGGGATCAAATCCATCGCGGTGATTCCGATGGTTGTCCAAAATGAGGTGATCGGCAGTGTGGGGCTGGATTCCTACTACGAATATCACGAATTCACCCCAGAGGAAATCGAAGCGGCTGCCGCTGTCACCTCGCAATTGGCAATCACCGCCCATAACGCCCACCTTTACGAAGAACTGAAGCGGCGGGCGCACCAGTTGGAGCGGATTACCGAACTGGGACGGCAAGTGACCAGCACCTTTGACCAAGCACGCATTTTCCAGATTGCCAAAGAAGAAACACTCCGCCTGACTGATGCCGATATGGTTGTTGTGGCGCTTCGCAACCCCGATAGCCCCGTCCTCACTGTCCACCTGCTGCTGGATAGCGGACCCGTGACGGCAGATTTTCCCAATGATCGGGCGGCGCTCCGCTTTGTCTTTAGCACCGCCGAACCTTTCGTCATTGACGACATCAGCGGCTCGGACGACGCCGATTACCGCATGTTTTCCGGCGCAGGGATGCGGGCGCTGGCAACCGTCCCTCTCATCGCCGGGGGGCGCGTCGTCGGCGCGTTCGGCATCCTCCACCGCGAACCCGGACATTACATCGCCATTGATCTAGCGGTTTTGGAGCAAGTGGGAAACCAGCTTGCTATCGCCCTTGAAAACGCCCGCATGTACGCCCAAACCTCCCAACGGGCGGAGACCGAACGTCTCATGAACCGCCTCAGCAGCGGCTTTCAAAATCGGGGCGACCTGAATACGATCTTGTTGAACACCGTCCAAGAGATTGCCGAGGCGCTGAATGCGCGGCGGGCGCGTGTTCGGTTGGAACTACCAACCTCACCAGGGAGTGATCCGCTGCGCGATGGGGGACTTAAATGAGCGCACCGTCTACCACACAAACACAAACTGCATCCGCCGTTACTGCATGGGCGGCGTTTCTGCGGCGTATCTTCCCCCTAACGCACTACACCACCCCGCTTGGGAGGCGTCGGGCGACAGGGACATACCTGATCGCTGGTATATTGTTCCTCACCCTGATTCTTGCTGCGGCGATTGCTTTCTTGCTGCATTTGCAAGAAGGCACACTCCTCAGCGCATCAGGGACGATAGTACGCGGGCTGCTCCTCTTAGGGGCAGCAACCAGCGGAGTGATCCTCACCTCACGCGGGCAGCAAGCATGGGGAGCGCTCACTCTCCTTTTGGCATGGCTCGTCCTCCTTTTACCGTCTATGATGTTGGGGCAGTTTAGTGTGACGCTTGGCTTTGCCGCCATGCTCGTCGGCATCTCTTTTGCTGCGCTGCTCATCAGCGAAAGCGCTGTCTATTTCAGCGCGGTCTATACTTTTGCCGCAGTTTTTCTGACCATCCTTTCGGCTGGTGCGCCACCTACCTTTACAACCCTGACCCAACCCTTCGCGCTCCTTTATGTGGTTGTTCCCATCCTAGCTCTTCATGGCGGGATCAACGCTGTGATCGCCCGCAGTCTGGCAACCATTAGCATAGAAACAAAAGCACAGGTGGAACAGCACCACGTGCGCCTTTCTGCCGCAAGCGGGGCGTTGGCGCAGCAGCTTCTTGCCGCTCGCTTGGATTTAGGGGCGCTTCTGGAACGCACGGTAAAACTCGTTCGGGAATCTTTTGCGGATGTTTCCGAAGCGCAGCTTTTTTTAGTTGATAAAGATCGGCGTAACGCGACACTGGTTGCCACCACAAGCACCTTTGGACGGGCGGGCTTGGGGCAAAAAGTGGGCGTGGGGAGCTTGAATGTCGTTGGGCGCGTGACGATCAGCGGGCAATCCGTCCTCGTCCGCGATAGTGTTGATGAACAGGCGTACCGGCGTTCCGGCTTGTTGGAGGGGTCGCGGGCAGGGTTGGTGCTTCCCTTGCGCGTTGGCAGTGATACCATCGGGGCGCTTGATTTGCAAAGCACCTCCCCCACCGCCTTTGCCAACGAGGATGTTGAACTCCTTGAAACCCTTGCCGCGCAGATCGCCGTTGCCATTGATAACGCGCTCCTGTTTGCCGATGCCCATGAAAAGGCAGCCGAAAACCAACGCCTTTACGAACAGGCGAATACCAGCCTTCAGACCATTGAGCGGCTGAATCAGGAATTGATGGGTGGCGCATGGACGGAATACTTGCGCGGGATTACCACCCTCCCCGCCTTTACCATCGATCCGAAATCGGGGCGGGTGGAAGATGCGGCAGAGCGTACCCCCACCATGATTGAGGCGGGGCGGCGCAACCAAGTGATCATTCGCCCCGGTCAATCCGCCAAGACAATCACCCTTCCGATCAACGTTCGGGGGCAAGTGATCGGCACGATGGAATTTGAACTTGCACCCGATTACAATGTATCCAGCGAACAAATGACCCTCCTCAAACAAGTTGTGGAGCGGCTCGGCTTAGCAGCGGAAAATATGCGTTTGTTGGAAGAAGCTCAGCGTATTGCCCAGCGTGAGGCAACGGTGAATGAAATTACCGCCCGGATGCAGGCAGCAACGAATGTTGAGGCAGTGGTGGCAACCGCCGCCCAAAGCCTTGCCGATGCCTTTCAAGCGCCCCGTGTGGCAATCCGCCTTGGCGCACCGGTAAAAAAGACCTAAATTCGTCTTTCTAGAGGTTTTCTAGGGATGCTCTCTAGGGCGTCCGCCAGCAGGTAGAATTTGATGAGGGCGGCACAAGGGACAGGGACACAATGCAATCCTTATTGACCGATGTATTCACCATTTTATTTGTCCCCCGTTTCCGTTACAGCGGCGGAATTGCCCAACTTCGCGCTCGGATCACGCTCATCTTCACTGTGCTGCTCT from the Anaerolineales bacterium genome contains:
- a CDS encoding alpha/beta hydrolase; the protein is MPKIDLSGQTIYYDSLGKPDNPPLLLMHGWLEVGRDHLALANELAAGGYRVIVPDLPGYGRSTPPERTYPTDFYQRDARLMGQFLDALAIEKAHVMGFSDGGEIALLIGITRPERCRSVVAWGATGYYAPDLGAWVRDAMPRLIPQASHRARHPGQTIDGWQAAWIEAFTAIVAAGGDLSLSHAEDITCPLLIMVGEHDRLNPAADVQRFAERAGERAQFVFFPTVGHAIHIESPQEFLKTVLTFLKPL
- a CDS encoding GAF domain-containing protein encodes the protein MSDTRDLLDDLTTLALQLNRQAFAQPPVEGWLNSFLAMLCERLRTLAVRGVQVVQVIGNAMLSVAVAGNVPAEAGEQSMIDESSPIMPVLRNRQIGTMPNARIYPILVGNDPLGAIVVYLNPDADPVTLDRAFTLIGVQLGPALLGHLKMPGPRTGRLMRQIEMMRSLYEITRNFSSALDSPEILNRAAKSLVETLKIDHVGIVAYNYGETMGQVIAEFPDNAIVGTRIQGSHPIHERLVATRAPVIIPNVDTATDLGAEQMLLQQLGIKSIAVIPMVVQNEVIGSVGLDSYYEYHEFTPEEIEAAAAVTSQLAITAHNAHLYEELKRRAHQLERITELGRQVTSTFDQARIFQIAKEETLRLTDADMVVVALRNPDSPVLTVHLLLDSGPVTADFPNDRAALRFVFSTAEPFVIDDISGSDDADYRMFSGAGMRALATVPLIAGGRVVGAFGILHREPGHYIAIDLAVLEQVGNQLAIALENARMYAQTSQRAETERLMNRLSSGFQNRGDLNTILLNTVQEIAEALNARRARVRLELPTSPGSDPLRDGGLK
- a CDS encoding response regulator, coding for MPRVLYIEDRPDNRSLVKRVLMAEDIDMLEATNAPDGIALALREMPDLILMDINMPGMDGYTATAEIRSYEELTEIPIVALTANVMKGDREKSLDAGCDGYIPKPIDVDRFPGEILNYIRKGRLKS
- a CDS encoding GAF domain-containing protein, translating into MSAPSTTQTQTASAVTAWAAFLRRIFPLTHYTTPLGRRRATGTYLIAGILFLTLILAAAIAFLLHLQEGTLLSASGTIVRGLLLLGAATSGVILTSRGQQAWGALTLLLAWLVLLLPSMMLGQFSVTLGFAAMLVGISFAALLISESAVYFSAVYTFAAVFLTILSAGAPPTFTTLTQPFALLYVVVPILALHGGINAVIARSLATISIETKAQVEQHHVRLSAASGALAQQLLAARLDLGALLERTVKLVRESFADVSEAQLFLVDKDRRNATLVATTSTFGRAGLGQKVGVGSLNVVGRVTISGQSVLVRDSVDEQAYRRSGLLEGSRAGLVLPLRVGSDTIGALDLQSTSPTAFANEDVELLETLAAQIAVAIDNALLFADAHEKAAENQRLYEQANTSLQTIERLNQELMGGAWTEYLRGITTLPAFTIDPKSGRVEDAAERTPTMIEAGRRNQVIIRPGQSAKTITLPINVRGQVIGTMEFELAPDYNVSSEQMTLLKQVVERLGLAAENMRLLEEAQRIAQREATVNEITARMQAATNVEAVVATAAQSLADAFQAPRVAIRLGAPVKKT